In one Pirellulales bacterium genomic region, the following are encoded:
- a CDS encoding TlpA disulfide reductase family protein yields MSLRLIASIALGLGSLASVLAAFLLQQNQDIRPILMVAFGGFFVAAMLSPKDDTPGSWRTGTAVALGGIIPALLLSYFDLAFTDQLYLLLYCVTAAITVAAALIARWFKSQRRIGGAVAIAAFAVAAAGFSAFRVVPSLEDERAYQTVDRAIAPFSVRTLEGKEISSDSWRGRVVVLSYWATWCPPCLAEMPKIAALVDAYRDDPKVAIISLNAGYGGDTPGKARSFLQRHNLPLSSEIDDIRTNGAAKGMAAGSLGLKVLPTLFILDESGRLVAIHVGFDNSENLPATLRRHIDLIRVKDSPARHEHLG; encoded by the coding sequence TTGTCCCTGCGCCTGATTGCGTCGATCGCCTTAGGCTTGGGCTCATTGGCGTCGGTTCTCGCAGCGTTCCTGCTGCAACAAAATCAGGACATCCGCCCCATTCTGATGGTGGCGTTCGGCGGATTTTTCGTCGCTGCGATGCTCTCGCCGAAGGACGACACACCGGGAAGTTGGCGCACGGGTACGGCCGTCGCACTCGGCGGCATAATTCCTGCGCTGCTGCTGAGCTATTTTGACCTGGCGTTCACCGATCAGCTCTATCTTCTGCTGTATTGCGTGACCGCCGCCATCACCGTCGCTGCGGCACTGATCGCCCGTTGGTTCAAATCCCAGCGACGGATTGGCGGCGCAGTCGCGATTGCCGCTTTCGCTGTGGCGGCGGCCGGTTTTAGCGCATTTCGCGTGGTTCCCTCGCTCGAGGATGAGCGCGCGTACCAGACTGTCGACCGCGCGATTGCACCGTTTTCCGTGCGCACACTCGAGGGCAAGGAGATCAGTTCCGATTCGTGGCGCGGTCGCGTGGTAGTGCTGTCCTACTGGGCCACTTGGTGTCCGCCCTGTCTTGCGGAAATGCCAAAGATTGCAGCCTTGGTAGATGCTTATCGAGACGATCCAAAAGTCGCCATCATTTCGCTAAACGCGGGCTACGGCGGCGACACGCCCGGAAAAGCCAGATCATTCCTGCAACGACACAACCTTCCACTATCGTCGGAAATCGACGACATCAGAACCAATGGCGCCGCCAAGGGAATGGCCGCCGGGAGCTTGGGCCTCAAGGTGTTACCTACACTCTTCATTCTCGATGAATCGGGCAGGCTGGTAGCAATCCATGTCGGCTTCGACAATTCGGAGAATCTGCCGGCGACGCTGAGGCGCCACATAGATCTGATTCGTGTCAAGGATTCCCCCGCTCGGCATGAGCATCTGGGATGA